One segment of Sphingomonas qomolangmaensis DNA contains the following:
- a CDS encoding flagellar protein FlgN produces MTRHDALVQVIECLHAEIAALKASDAAALERATAEKLAAIEAVALAEEEAITPGLRALAEEAHRLNEAARIYVNLMAANVRRRLQVLAGNGAAPYRAGAMAAYA; encoded by the coding sequence ATGACCCGGCATGACGCATTGGTGCAGGTGATCGAATGCCTGCACGCCGAAATCGCAGCGCTCAAGGCGAGCGATGCCGCCGCGCTCGAACGCGCGACCGCCGAGAAGCTCGCCGCGATCGAGGCGGTGGCGTTGGCCGAGGAAGAAGCGATCACCCCCGGGCTTCGCGCGCTGGCCGAGGAAGCGCACCGGCTGAACGAAGCGGCGCGCATCTATGTGAACCTGATGGCGGCAAATGTTCGCCGCCGGTTGCAGGTGCTTGCCGGCAATGGCGCCGCGCCATATCGTGCGGGGGCGATGGCCGCGTACGCGTGA
- the flgM gene encoding flagellar biosynthesis anti-sigma factor FlgM — protein MQTGTDPQPADTKAATSLSQTIAALASEPPVDADRVARIRRAVEDGSFPISPATIADRMLALKLNWKPNDPA, from the coding sequence ATGCAGACCGGGACCGATCCCCAGCCCGCCGATACCAAGGCCGCGACGTCGCTGTCGCAGACCATCGCTGCGCTGGCGAGCGAGCCGCCGGTCGACGCTGATCGCGTCGCGCGCATTCGCCGCGCGGTCGAGGATGGCAGTTTTCCGATTTCCCCCGCGACGATCGCCGATCGCATGCTGGCCCTGAAGCTGAACTGGAAGCCCAATGACCCGGCATGA
- a CDS encoding flagella basal body P-ring formation protein FlgA, which produces MIRLLIPALLIAAPAAAQQRSFQNTALLDTAVAQFTGAAIGSDGGAVAAIDRRLKLAPCAMPQFEWRSPAHDTVVIRCMAPVWRIYVPVIAEPKASAPILAAAAPVAPALKPAIVVKRGDPVMVEAGSAGFSITRDGVAMGDAAAGARLMVKVDPKKPPIQAVAVEAGRVTLPGWAE; this is translated from the coding sequence ATGATCCGCCTGCTGATCCCCGCGCTGCTGATCGCGGCACCCGCCGCCGCGCAGCAACGCAGCTTCCAGAACACCGCGCTGCTCGATACCGCGGTCGCGCAATTCACCGGCGCCGCGATCGGCAGCGATGGCGGCGCGGTCGCGGCGATCGACCGCCGGCTCAAGCTCGCGCCTTGCGCGATGCCGCAGTTCGAGTGGCGCAGCCCGGCGCACGACACCGTAGTGATCCGTTGCATGGCGCCGGTGTGGCGGATCTATGTGCCCGTCATCGCTGAGCCCAAGGCCAGCGCCCCCATCCTCGCCGCTGCCGCTCCGGTCGCCCCCGCGCTCAAGCCCGCGATCGTCGTGAAGCGCGGCGATCCGGTGATGGTCGAGGCCGGATCGGCGGGGTTTTCGATTACGCGCGACGGCGTGGCTATGGGTGATGCCGCCGCGGGCGCGCGGCTGATGGTGAAGGTCGATCCCAAGAAGCCGCCGATCCAGGCGGTGGCGGTCGAAGCCGGGCGCGTCACCCTGCCCGGCTGGGCGGAATAA
- a CDS encoding flagellar motor protein MotB yields MSMARFDAAAPARPVWLMTLADLALLLVGFFVFVQASQLDRGTLASAIRVGFDSPEPTAPIALDRAIVRGFAVGEAALPPSIVTASRWAITAARDPRTRLLVTGHVDGSLADRDALGDNAALLASDRARAVAAALVRAGVVGRDRIVISTDPAPRGRHVTLAIGFAGSDPAPRQAAAARQPLLAAPQNRSQK; encoded by the coding sequence ATGAGCATGGCGCGCTTCGATGCGGCGGCGCCCGCCCGACCGGTGTGGCTGATGACGCTGGCCGACCTTGCACTGTTGCTGGTCGGCTTCTTCGTGTTCGTGCAGGCGAGCCAACTCGACCGCGGGACGCTCGCCAGCGCGATCCGCGTGGGGTTCGATTCGCCCGAGCCGACCGCGCCGATCGCCCTCGACCGCGCGATCGTGCGCGGGTTCGCGGTAGGCGAGGCAGCACTGCCACCGAGCATCGTCACCGCCAGCCGCTGGGCGATCACCGCGGCGCGCGATCCGCGCACCCGGCTGCTGGTGACAGGCCATGTCGACGGGTCGCTCGCCGACCGCGACGCACTTGGCGACAATGCCGCGCTGCTCGCCAGCGACCGCGCGCGCGCGGTTGCCGCGGCTTTGGTGCGCGCAGGCGTAGTCGGCCGCGACCGCATCGTGATCTCGACCGACCCCGCGCCGCGCGGTCGCCACGTTACCCTCGCGATCGGCTTCGCCGGTAGCGATCCCGCCCCCCGGCAAGCCGCTGCCGCCCGGCAACCCTTGCTTGCCGCCCCCCAAAATCGGAGCCAGAAATGA
- a CDS encoding motility protein A — MIDALAPFLDPIAAAIVVGGTLAACVLRFSLVNLARAVGALRVLPRAEHDAEPQLAQIAALGRIARKHGVMALDRSVIDDFDVALGIAQIVDGAGPDEVAATLAHAREARIERHLGAAEIWSAAAEAAPAFGMIGTLIGLVRMFTAMQDPAAIGGAMAVALLATLYGALIANLVAAPIAGRLRRLARAEAFERARLEAPLVALAAREMPRRREIAA, encoded by the coding sequence ATGATCGATGCCCTCGCCCCCTTTCTCGACCCGATCGCCGCCGCCATCGTCGTCGGCGGGACGCTCGCGGCGTGCGTGCTGCGCTTTTCGCTCGTCAATCTGGCGCGCGCCGTCGGCGCCTTGCGCGTATTGCCGCGCGCCGAACACGACGCCGAACCCCAGCTCGCACAGATCGCCGCGCTCGGGAGGATTGCGCGCAAACATGGCGTGATGGCGCTCGACCGCTCGGTGATCGACGATTTCGACGTTGCGCTGGGTATCGCGCAGATCGTCGACGGCGCTGGCCCCGACGAGGTCGCCGCGACGCTTGCCCATGCGCGCGAGGCGCGGATCGAGCGGCATCTGGGCGCCGCCGAGATATGGTCCGCCGCTGCCGAGGCGGCCCCCGCCTTCGGCATGATCGGTACGCTGATCGGCCTGGTGCGGATGTTCACCGCGATGCAGGACCCCGCGGCGATCGGCGGCGCGATGGCGGTGGCGCTGCTCGCCACGCTGTACGGCGCGCTGATCGCCAATCTGGTCGCCGCGCCGATCGCCGGGCGATTGCGCCGGTTGGCGCGCGCCGAAGCATTCGAGCGCGCGCGGCTCGAGGCGCCGCTGGTGGCGCTGGCAGCGCGCGAGATGCCGCGCCGGCGCGAGATCGCGGCATGA
- the flgB gene encoding flagellar basal body rod protein FlgB, producing the protein MANEGLFGVHGQALSVRSQRMGILASNIANASTPGFKAKDIDFEAALKRIDAPGGSTDRAIGAATKYRVPTQPSMDGNTVELSTEQTAFAENAVAYQTTLAFLNGRISTITRALKGE; encoded by the coding sequence ATGGCGAATGAAGGGCTCTTCGGCGTACACGGACAGGCATTGTCGGTGCGGTCGCAGCGCATGGGCATTCTCGCGTCGAACATCGCCAACGCCTCGACCCCCGGGTTCAAGGCCAAGGACATCGATTTCGAAGCGGCGCTCAAGCGCATCGACGCGCCCGGCGGCTCGACCGATCGCGCGATCGGCGCCGCGACCAAATATCGCGTGCCAACCCAGCCTTCGATGGACGGCAACACCGTCGAGCTTTCGACCGAGCAGACCGCCTTCGCCGAAAACGCCGTCGCCTATCAGACGACGCTGGCGTTCCTCAACGGTCGCATCTCGACGATCACCCGCGCGCTGAAGGGCGAATGA
- the flgC gene encoding flagellar basal body rod protein FlgC: MNGPNPMNIFQVSGRAMSAQLVRMNTTASNLANAGAVATTPEAAYRTMKPVFRTHFDTASKMATVDVESIVTAGEAPTKRYDPGNPLADGEGNVYESAVEETRELVDMMEAARTYQNNVEVMQTAKSLITETLRLGR, from the coding sequence ATGAACGGTCCCAACCCGATGAACATCTTCCAGGTCAGCGGGCGCGCGATGTCGGCGCAGCTGGTGCGGATGAACACGACCGCATCGAACCTCGCCAACGCCGGCGCGGTCGCGACCACGCCCGAGGCGGCATACCGGACGATGAAACCGGTGTTCCGCACCCATTTCGACACTGCGTCGAAGATGGCGACGGTCGATGTCGAAAGCATCGTTACCGCGGGGGAGGCGCCGACCAAGCGCTACGATCCGGGCAACCCGCTCGCCGATGGCGAGGGCAATGTCTACGAAAGCGCGGTCGAGGAAACGCGCGAGCTGGTCGACATGATGGAGGCGGCGCGCACCTATCAGAACAATGTCGAGGTGATGCAGACCGCCAAGTCGCTGATCACCGAAACGCTTCGGTTGGGTCGCTGA
- a CDS encoding flagellar hook assembly protein FlgD, whose amino-acid sequence MASSFDTTLANLGIARSGATDPQLTTRNAQQTLDQGDFLSLMTAQLKNQDPFEPVDNTAMVAQMAQFSSLAGITEMSSTLKAIADKLGASGMTDAAALVGRTVLAEGNVAYGRTTGGLQGGIELAGDASELSVAIKAADGTTLRTLDLGAQKAGTVTFDWDGKTETGAAAGDGPFTIVPTARNGAAAVNNKTLVWAPVSSVSLVAGEPVLTLPGIGQVKSSAIRSIG is encoded by the coding sequence ATGGCCAGCAGCTTCGACACCACGCTCGCCAATCTGGGCATCGCGCGCAGCGGCGCCACCGATCCGCAACTGACGACGCGCAACGCGCAGCAGACGCTCGACCAGGGCGATTTCCTGTCGCTGATGACCGCGCAGCTCAAGAACCAAGACCCGTTCGAGCCCGTCGACAACACCGCGATGGTCGCGCAGATGGCACAATTCTCCTCGCTCGCAGGTATCACCGAGATGTCGTCGACGCTGAAGGCGATCGCCGACAAGCTCGGCGCCTCGGGAATGACCGACGCCGCCGCGCTGGTCGGGCGCACCGTGCTCGCCGAGGGCAATGTCGCCTATGGCCGCACCACCGGCGGGCTGCAGGGCGGAATCGAACTGGCGGGCGATGCCAGCGAATTGTCGGTCGCGATCAAGGCAGCCGACGGCACCACGCTGCGCACGCTCGATCTGGGCGCGCAAAAGGCGGGCACCGTCACCTTCGACTGGGACGGCAAGACCGAGACCGGCGCCGCGGCGGGGGATGGTCCCTTCACCATCGTGCCGACCGCGCGCAACGGCGCCGCCGCGGTGAACAACAAGACGCTCGTCTGGGCACCGGTCAGCTCGGTCAGCCTCGTCGCCGGCGAACCCGTCCTCACCCTGCCTGGCATCGGCCAGGTCAAATCCTCCGCCATCCGTTCGATCGGCTGA
- a CDS encoding flagellar hook protein FlgE, whose amino-acid sequence MSFYTSLSGLQASQKEMSTISHNLANVATDGFKKSRTEFADVIASSVSVNPTSVVGSGVVTKAIRQQFGQGTLIQTGSTLDLAISGDGFFAVKPDADGSKVNFTRNGSMLIDNERFVVDSNGNNLQVYPVDGSGAVVAAGIDSLISLRLPQTSGTPTPTSNVALSVNLNSGASIPSATTFDRFNPASYNQSIQTTVYDGNGSPLTMTSYLVRQTAPTVAEPTSDWAVYSFVGDQPLAAGGAAAVTLTFDDTGALTTPTTPTLFDPFTPSGSNSEQQLGLDFGIDTTLTAAPFVVNSRSQDGAAIGQIESVSVDGEGMVFASFSNGDNTALGKVALANFANPSGLRQLGNGTWSATGLAGDVVLGEANQSGLGGLMSGIIEGSNVDITEELVALIAAQRNFQANAKALDTSSQISQTIFNIN is encoded by the coding sequence ATGTCCTTCTACACGTCGCTCAGCGGGCTGCAGGCCAGCCAAAAGGAAATGTCGACGATTTCGCACAATCTGGCGAACGTCGCGACCGACGGCTTCAAGAAGAGCCGCACCGAATTCGCCGACGTCATCGCCTCGAGCGTGTCGGTGAACCCCACCAGCGTGGTGGGCTCGGGCGTCGTCACCAAGGCGATCCGCCAGCAATTCGGCCAGGGCACGCTGATCCAGACCGGCTCGACCCTCGACCTGGCTATCTCGGGCGACGGCTTCTTCGCGGTCAAGCCCGATGCCGATGGTTCGAAGGTCAACTTCACCCGCAACGGCAGCATGCTGATCGACAACGAACGCTTTGTCGTCGATTCGAACGGCAACAACCTCCAGGTCTATCCGGTCGACGGATCGGGCGCAGTGGTGGCGGCGGGGATCGACAGTCTGATCAGCCTGCGCCTGCCGCAGACCAGCGGCACGCCGACCCCGACCAGCAACGTCGCCTTGTCGGTGAACCTCAATTCGGGCGCGTCGATCCCGTCGGCGACGACCTTCGATCGCTTCAATCCCGCCAGCTACAACCAGTCGATCCAGACCACGGTGTATGACGGCAATGGCAGCCCGCTGACGATGACCAGCTATCTGGTCCGCCAGACTGCGCCCACCGTCGCCGAGCCGACCTCGGACTGGGCGGTGTACAGCTTCGTCGGCGATCAGCCGCTCGCCGCCGGCGGTGCCGCCGCGGTGACGCTGACCTTCGACGATACCGGCGCCTTGACGACGCCGACGACGCCGACCTTGTTCGATCCGTTCACCCCGTCGGGCAGCAATTCGGAGCAGCAGCTCGGGCTCGATTTCGGGATCGACACCACGCTCACCGCGGCGCCCTTCGTGGTCAACAGCCGTTCGCAGGACGGCGCGGCGATCGGCCAGATCGAATCGGTTTCGGTCGATGGCGAGGGGATGGTGTTCGCCAGCTTCTCGAACGGCGACAACACCGCGCTCGGCAAGGTGGCGCTCGCCAACTTCGCCAACCCATCGGGGCTGCGCCAGCTCGGCAACGGCACCTGGTCGGCGACCGGGCTGGCGGGCGACGTCGTGCTCGGCGAGGCCAATCAGAGCGGGCTCGGCGGGCTGATGTCGGGGATCATCGAGGGTTCGAACGTCGACATCACCGAGGAGCTCGTCGCGCTGATCGCGGCACAGCGCAACTTCCAGGCGAATGCGAAGGCGCTCGATACCTCGAGCCAGATTTCGCAGACGATCTTCAACATCAATTGA
- a CDS encoding flagellar basal body rod protein FlgF, with protein sequence MDRLVYTAMSGLKSQMAAQASIANNIANASTIGYRQDRVTFERLMLKGDGAFDSRQPSAKEVTDADRRAGTIMSTGRPLDVAVTTDAWIGVQATDGSEAYTRRGDLNVALSGLLETGDGFPVLGATGTPITVPPHDRIMIADDGTVSITPRGAEPGSAPQVIDRLKLVSTQGTQTLKGLDNLLHVEGGGVLPQDLEAKVASGSLEQSNVNLTEALVDMIENQRSYEVQANLLKEAKKMDESSASLMRIQG encoded by the coding sequence ATGGACCGTCTGGTCTACACCGCGATGTCGGGGCTCAAGAGCCAGATGGCGGCGCAAGCCTCGATCGCGAACAACATCGCGAACGCATCGACCATCGGCTATCGCCAGGACCGCGTCACCTTCGAGCGGCTGATGCTCAAGGGCGATGGCGCGTTCGACTCGCGCCAGCCATCGGCCAAGGAAGTCACCGACGCCGATCGCCGCGCGGGAACGATCATGTCGACCGGGCGACCGCTCGACGTCGCGGTCACCACCGATGCGTGGATCGGCGTCCAGGCGACCGACGGCAGCGAGGCCTATACAAGGCGCGGCGACCTCAACGTCGCGCTGTCGGGACTGCTCGAGACGGGGGACGGCTTTCCGGTGCTGGGCGCCACCGGCACCCCGATCACCGTCCCGCCGCACGATCGCATCATGATCGCCGACGACGGCACGGTATCGATCACCCCGCGCGGCGCCGAACCCGGCAGCGCGCCGCAGGTGATCGACCGGCTGAAGCTGGTGAGCACCCAGGGGACGCAGACGCTCAAGGGGCTCGACAACCTGCTCCATGTCGAAGGCGGCGGGGTGCTGCCGCAGGACCTGGAAGCCAAGGTGGCGAGCGGGTCGCTCGAACAGTCGAACGTCAATCTTACCGAAGCGCTGGTCGACATGATCGAGAACCAGCGATCGTATGAAGTGCAGGCCAACTTGTTGAAGGAGGCCAAGAAAATGGACGAATCGAGCGCATCGCTGATGCGGATTCAGGGCTAA
- the flgG gene encoding flagellar basal-body rod protein FlgG — MGSAAMHIARTGLDAQDTRMRVISNNLANVNTTGFKRDRAAFETLAYQVVTAPGSASTSETNYATGLTLGTGVRVQGTARINTQGSLQTTGNSLDVALDGDGFFQVTLPGGQLGYTRAGNFARSPEGLMVTSEGYQVMPGITIPEGATTITIGADGTVSATIQGQTEASQIGQLQVAGFPNAAGLQATGDNYLIETAASGAANLGVAGLDGRGQIRQGMLEGSNVNVVEELVDMIETQRAYEVNSKMITATDEMLQYVNQNL; from the coding sequence ATGGGCAGTGCGGCAATGCATATCGCGCGGACCGGGCTCGACGCCCAGGATACGCGCATGCGGGTCATTTCGAACAACCTTGCCAACGTCAACACGACGGGGTTCAAGCGCGATCGTGCGGCGTTCGAAACGCTCGCTTATCAGGTGGTGACCGCACCTGGATCGGCGAGCACCTCGGAGACCAACTACGCCACCGGCTTGACGCTGGGCACCGGCGTTCGCGTCCAGGGCACCGCGCGGATCAACACCCAAGGGTCGCTGCAGACGACGGGCAATTCGCTCGACGTCGCGCTCGACGGCGACGGATTCTTTCAGGTGACATTGCCCGGCGGCCAGCTCGGCTACACCCGCGCGGGCAATTTCGCGCGTTCGCCCGAGGGACTGATGGTCACCAGCGAAGGCTATCAGGTGATGCCCGGTATCACGATCCCAGAGGGTGCGACGACGATCACGATCGGCGCCGACGGCACCGTCAGCGCGACGATCCAGGGCCAGACCGAGGCGAGCCAGATCGGCCAGCTCCAGGTCGCAGGCTTTCCCAACGCCGCCGGGCTGCAGGCGACCGGCGACAATTACCTGATCGAAACCGCCGCCAGCGGCGCCGCCAATCTGGGGGTCGCCGGGCTCGATGGCCGCGGCCAGATCCGCCAGGGGATGCTCGAGGGATCGAACGTCAACGTGGTCGAGGAGCTGGTCGACATGATCGAGACCCAGCGTGCCTATGAGGTCAATTCGAAGATGATCACCGCGACCGACGAGATGCTGCAATATGTCAACCAGAACCTCTGA
- a CDS encoding flagellar basal body L-ring protein FlgH, producing MPANWLRFACGLALAGVGALPANAQIFGKKAAPEDFAATLPTPVAVAAPANGSIFQPADGYAALYEGQRARRRGDPLTIVLVERTAASKSAASNLDSKGSFGLTGPSTGPLSLFRPTDAQAGGNRGFQGVGAADQANALTGEVSVTVAEVYPNGTMLVQGQKRLTLNRGDEFVQIKGIVRTIDVDANNRVASTRVADARISYTGKGDVARASRQGWLSRFFQTISPF from the coding sequence ATGCCGGCGAATTGGCTTCGCTTCGCCTGCGGCCTTGCGCTCGCCGGCGTCGGTGCATTGCCTGCCAACGCGCAGATCTTCGGCAAGAAGGCAGCGCCCGAAGATTTCGCCGCAACCTTGCCCACGCCCGTCGCGGTCGCGGCGCCCGCCAACGGCTCGATCTTCCAGCCCGCCGACGGCTATGCCGCGCTCTACGAAGGCCAGCGCGCGCGCCGTCGCGGCGATCCGCTGACGATCGTGCTGGTCGAGCGTACCGCCGCGTCCAAATCGGCGGCGTCGAACCTCGACAGCAAGGGTAGTTTCGGGCTCACCGGTCCCTCGACCGGTCCGCTGTCGCTGTTCCGCCCCACCGACGCGCAGGCCGGCGGCAATCGCGGCTTTCAGGGGGTCGGTGCCGCCGACCAGGCCAATGCGCTGACGGGTGAGGTCAGCGTGACCGTCGCCGAAGTCTATCCCAACGGGACGATGCTGGTGCAGGGGCAAAAGCGGCTGACGCTCAATCGCGGCGACGAATTCGTCCAGATCAAGGGCATCGTCCGCACGATCGACGTCGACGCCAACAACCGCGTCGCCTCGACCCGCGTCGCCGATGCCAGGATCAGCTATACCGGCAAGGGCGACGTCGCCCGCGCCAGCCGCCAGGGGTGGCTCAGCCGCTTCTTCCAGACGATCAGCCCGTTCTGA